A single genomic interval of Daucus carota subsp. sativus chromosome 1, DH1 v3.0, whole genome shotgun sequence harbors:
- the LOC135151639 gene encoding uncharacterized protein LOC135151639: MNIILEHTEDGVTIPHRTYLKTPTEFSDEDNELINLDVTLQLILIESLDPVMYNNIVNCTSAKQIWDTLQIINEGSEEVRENKKEILVAQYEQFVSNPEEGISEVFIRFNNLINNLNLNGKYYNNKEVNLKFLLTLPEHLEHRITAIRESRDLTEISLEQLYGVLKTYELEQAQTKQRYEWGKTLNPSTSVINSTALIIQSLLVKEKKVVVPSRSSQEYVVAEMGHTSVSTGDDEFYSMEELDQLEDESLAMFARKFGNMRFRKNPSYKFKSSGSKFQKGGSSSTTSKGAYKTGMVDRSKFKCFNCDEPDSEEEEERGNVALMAFMEPSKPPHRTGGFPVDPTCPKLFMQLGLERDDARNKLKALTREHKALKQEVHELKLKEKLVLTPKIEQLTSDLLTQSNKFKVLEYRENKLNEQLAEEKVRCLAYKESTNIVKNLVDQQVIKRKVEPLLDMPVIIQYEMNLEDIENEREILASVEPMQVEGTFSSPKACIGANGLKNNFNKPNNMHANKENTTPRKHMNSKFAKTKTAGPSPIKKDTYVPKPKPKVFKAVCRKVSTVKVDADVIRTGSIVKVDKGQFFKEPNKVEKVVWILDSGSSRYMTGDRALLSNVIERAGPIVTFGDNSKGRTTGYGNLHAGNVIIESVSLVEGLKHNLL; this comes from the exons atgaatattatcttggaacatactgaagatggagttacTATTCCTCACAGAACCTATCTGAAAACACCTACTGAGTTCTCGGATGAGGATAATGAGCTGATAAATCTAGATGTAACTCTACAGCTCATTCTGATCGAATCAttggatccagtaatgtacaataatATTGTCAATTGTACAAGTGCTAAGCAGATATGGGACACTCTGcaaattatcaatgaaggaTCTGAGGAAGTAcgggaaaacaagaaggaaattctTGTGGCTCAATACGAGCAATTTGTTTCTAATCCCGAAGAAGGGATTTCTGAGGTATTCATCAGattcaacaatttgataaataatctgAATCTGAACGGGAAATACTATAACAACAAAGAGGTGAACCTGAAGTTTTTGCTGACGCTCCCTGAGCATCTGGAGCATAGGATAACCGCCATCAGAGAAAGCAGAGATTTGACAGAGATCTCACTAGAACAGCTGTATGGGGTTCTGAAAACCTATGAATTGGAACAGGCTCAAACTAAACAGAGATACGAATGGGGAAAGACACTCAACCCGTCTACGTCTGTTATCAATTCTACTGCCCTCATAATACAATCACTTCTTGTGAAAGAAAAGAAGGTTGTTGTACCTTCAAGAAGCTCCCAGGAGTATGTTGTGGCGGAAATGGGACATACTTCAGTAAGTACGGGAGATGATGAATTTTACTCGATGGAAGAGTTAGATCAGCTGGAGGACGAATCTCTTGCTATGTTTGCCAGGAAGTTTGGTAACATGAGATttaggaagaatccctcctacaagtttAAATCTTCTGGTAGTAAATTTCAGAAAGGGGGATCTTCGTCCACAACATCAAAAGGGGCTTATAAGACTGGGATGgttgatcgaagcaagtttaaatgtttcaactgtgatgagcctg atagtgaagaggaggaagagcgggggaatgttgctctaatggctttCATGGAACCTTCTAAACCTCCACATCGCACTGGCGGATTTCCGGTAGATCCTACTTGCCCTAAActatttatgcaattaggacttgaacgtgATGATGCTCGTAATAAGCTCAAAGCTCTGACTCGTGaacacaaagctttaaagcaagaagttcatgagttaaagttaaaagaaaaacttgttctcacccctaaaattgaacaattaaCTAGTGACTTGTTGACTCAGTCTAACAAATTCAAAGTGTTAGAGTATAGGGAGAACAAACTGAATGAGCAACTAGCTGAAGAGAAGGTTAGGTGCCTTGCTTATAAGGagtcgactaatattgttaagaacctagttgaccaacaagtgattaaaaggaaagttg aaccattacttgatatgcccgtgattattcaatatgaaatgaatttagAGGATATTGAGAATGAGAGGGAGATTTTGGCATCTGTAGAGCCAATGCAAGTTGAGGGCACATTCAGTTCGCCCAAAGCTTGCATAGGTGCCAATGgcttaaagaataattttaacaagcctaataa tatgcatgctaacaaagaaaacacaacaccTAGAAAGCACATGAATAGTAAGTTTGCAAAAACCAAGACTGCCGGTCCTTCTCCTATCAAGAAGGATACTTATGTTCCCAAGCCTAAACCTAAAGTGTTCAAGGCTGTTTGTAGGAAAGTAAGTACAGTCAAGGTGGATGCTGATGTTATTCGAACAGGATCAATTGTCAAAGTTGATAaaggtcaattctttaa GGAGCCAAACAAGGTTGAAAAGGTTGTATGGATCCTCGATAGTGGATCTTCTAGATATATGACCGGTGATAGAGCCCTGCTATCAAATGTGATTGAGAGAGCTGGCCCAATTGTCACCTTTGGAGATaacagcaaaggtcgtactacgGGATATGGCAATTTACATGCTGGAAATGTTATCATTGAAAGTGTTTCTTTggttgaaggactcaagcacaatcttCTGTGA